Proteins co-encoded in one Rhopalosiphum maidis isolate BTI-1 chromosome 2, ASM367621v3, whole genome shotgun sequence genomic window:
- the LOC113552738 gene encoding PDZ domain-containing protein 2-like, producing MRLFKRRCSDPSPQLVSLSPIEQDHRDISPGYTTPKGCTTPDNGSPKPHKKSLATWGKKVGRKWDQLKRSDSSEILQVSPNRRRQWSPISTKDINNQNIEIHQNYIDKLHNNQNKRISRIESIRSIEEPRTLEEKDQDWLKEKCQKGLEDLYAMENPSKIKIIPPKMMSIKRTTLSVNIDENPLEEQCILEYLISNKKILGLQKSIDDLKTLSYEDLLNVFNQATNRVNQNSYTKNRRRRHTSFGETFMINKIDEKNRVVIKADESGYESDSTRNGGDSPRGSIKSQSSVDNDEFSRKNIRMGLRRGDIKELQVGSNVEVLSLMCNECKKPEQNMSLYQRFLLKKSNCTGPSDRHTEIKTIRVSKRLGEDVGVNVECRDSSSRTRTLYITALSGPAARDGKLCLQDEIIKINGTRVKGLRRQDVESILRSSKYSVEFVISRSKCQPTSNTEQVLLIQKPPTVPKYPAKSEEVHEPLYSRQSSLPEIKLDEKPKMTGMRKFSVHLDQTRPKHTQIPRLPRPRSLSMSLTTVVFHKGPGYKSLGFSIVGGIDSPKGSMGIFVKTIFPTGQAAESQLLKEGDEIISVNDKSLDGFKHSQAIALFKEVKCGQIVIQVGRRDLIKRNSKSKSCDELDKVVKVR from the exons aTGCGACTTTTCAAAAGGCGTTGTTCTGATCCGAGTCCTCAACTCGTTAGTTTGTCGCCTATTGAACAGGACCACAGAGATATATCTCCTGGATATACAACTCCAAAAGGATGTACCACACCTGATAATGGTTCACCAAAACCtcacaaaaaaa GTTTAGCAACCTGGGGTAAAAAAGTTGGAAGAAAATGGGATCAATTAAAAAGAAGTGATTCTTCAGAAATACTTCAAGTTTCTCCTAATCGTAGAAGACAATGGTCACCTATATCTAcaaaagatataaataatcaaaatattgaaattcatcaaaattatattgataaattacataataaccaaaataaaCGTATTTCAAGAATAGAAAGTATTAGAAGTATTGAAGAACCAAGAACTTTAGAAGAGAAAGATCAAGATTggctaaaagaaaaatgtcaaaaaggTCTCGAGGATTTATACGCTATGGAAAAcccttcaaaaataaaaataattcctcCCAAAATGATGTCTATTAAAAGAACGACATTATCTGTCAACATTGATGAGAATCCACTCGAAGAACAGTGTATTTTAGAATAtcttatttctaataaaaaaatattaggatTACAGAAGAGTATTGATGACCTCAAGACTCTTAGTTATGAAGACCTACTTAATGTGTTTAATCAAGCTACAAATCGAGTTAATCAAAATTCTTATACTAAAAACCGAAGAAGAAGACATACAAGCTTTGGTGAaacttttatgataaataaaattgacgaAAAAAATCGCGTGGTAATAAAAGCTGATGAAAGTGGTTATGAGAGTGATTCTACTAGAAACGGTGGAGATTCACCTAGAGGATCAATTAAATCTCAATCTTCAGTTGATAATGATGaattttctagaaaaaatattaggatGGGTTTACGAAGAGGGGATATTAAAGAACTTCAAGTTGGATCAAATGTGGAGGTCTTATCGTTAATGTGTAACGAATGTAAAAAACCGGAACAAAATATGAGTCTTTATCAAaggtttttattgaaaaaaagtaaCTGCACAGGTCCTAGTGATCGACATACTGAAATTAAAACCATACGGGTTAGCAAACGCCTAGGTGAAGATGTTGGAGTTAACGTGGAGTGTCGAGACTCTTCTTCGAGAAcccgtacattatatattaccgCTTTATCAGGTCCAGCAGCTAG GGATGGTAAATTATGTCTTCaagatgaaataataaaaatcaatggtACTAGAGTAAAGGGCTTAAGACGGCAAGATGTTGAATCGATACTGCGTTCATCCAAGTATAGCGTAGAATTTGTTATTTCTAGATCTAAATGCCAACCAACCTCAAATACAGAACAAGTTTTATTGATTCAAAAACCTCCAACTGTTCCTAAATACCCGGCAAAGTCAGAAGAAGTACATGAGCCCCTTTATTCTAGACAATCATCTTTGCCAGAAATTAAGTTAGATGAAAAACCTAAAATGACTGGAATGCGAAAATTCTCGGTGCATTTAGATCAAACTCGGCCCAAACATACCCAAATACCTCGATTACCAAGACCTAGATCATTATCTATGTCTCTAACAACGGTAGTTTTCCACAAAGGACCAGGATATAAGTCTTTAGGATTCAGTATCGTTGGTGGAATTGACTCTCCTAAAGGAAGCATGGGGATTTTTGTTAAAACGATTTTTCCTACTGGTCAAGCAGCAGAATCCCAGCTCTTAAAAGaag GTGATGAAATTATCAGCGTAAATGACAAAAGTTTGGATGGTTTTAAACATTCCCAAGCTATTGCACTATTCAAAGAAGTCAAATGTGGTCAGATTGTTATTCAAGTTGGACGAAGAGATCTCATCAAAag gaaCAGTAAATCTAAATCTTGCGATGAATTAGACAAAGTTGTTAAAGTCCGttga
- the LOC113553604 gene encoding uncharacterized protein LOC113553604 isoform X2, translated as MNEIRCSTYFFQDIWDALPFDQNSITMNLMPHCKHESIVKVISIETEEFFCYTVFSRLGQVGIYDGRLNLLREYVVQLSQCPDDLVRAARRRRNIWINDAIYLPDAQFITIAASDGSIHFVDTVCLVHVPTFCITGLKATPTCLEYCPGNSSLLFIGDDNGSISQMEFLQPKRSLFKRDPTNKVDTYFWKDLEYQQEWVKIHTCGIPIHPDSIKHIIYCQSDEATISCCRDHKQSLVIKHIRDEWNPYVFNIRHGVRCFHYNATLKLLVTGCSRTVYIWNPVVTKMYLAKLEGHTNSVVDVRIFEHFNLVISVSKDEVLKVWSLNTYVCLQTIQFNFPVYNVLGKSVEFSGRTFYPGPIIKQPPEEQASLKSIDASNITSAQTSVYMPKENWESEVLIIVCSNYLSTIKQNLKDYSQNHSPLPPPVEDKKPALPSEWSFSDTDQIIIDEIDSTFIEPPKIENDKIKNLLIKSRPPLDHEAFNQDTHKKSINTKMKKHVDEMVKNGTPYLAMHLYPVYKLELSKNLALSDATKSRFPFIEKMDDIFCDGIAYDEKIKSPTKEQNKKKQINIKQLMEIINTLELDEDSDIEKIISEFI; from the exons ATGAATGAAATTCGATGTAGTACATACTTTTTTCAAGATATCTGGGATGCATTACCTTTTGACCAAAATAGTATAACCATGAATTTAATGCCACATTGTAAA CATGAATCCATAGTCAAAGTGATTAGTATAGAAACAGAAGAATTCTTTTGTTACACTGTTTTTTCTCGACTAGGCCAAGTGGGCATCTATGATGGTCGTCTTAACTTACTTAGGGAATACGTAGTACAATTGTCTCAATGTCCCGATGACTTAGTACGGGCGGCTCGTCGACGACGTAATATTTGGATCAATGATGCAATATACTTACCAGATGCTCAATTCATAACTATTGCTGCATCAGACGGCTCTATCCATTTTGTGGATACCGTTTGTCTAGTTCATGTGCCAACTTTTTGTATTActg GTTTAAAAGCAACGCCGACTTGTTTAGAATACTGTCCTGGAAATTCTTCACTTTTGTTTATTGGTGACGATAATGGCAGTATTTCTCAAATGGAATTTCTTCAACCAAAACGATCGTTATTTAAACGAGATCCAACGAATAAAGTCGatacatatttttggaaa GATTTAGAATATCAACAAGAATGggttaaaatacatacttgTGGAATTCCAATTCATCCAGAcagtattaaacatattatttattgtcaatCTGATGAAGCTACAATAAGTTGTTGTCGAGACCATAAACAATCTCTAGTCATTAAACATATAAGAGATGAATGGAATCCATACGTATTTAACATTCGACAT ggtGTACGATGTTTTCATTACAAtgcaacattaaaattattagtgacTGGATGTTCACGCACAGTTTATATTTGGAATCCAGtagtaacaaaaatgtatcttGCTAAATTAGAAGGGCATACAAATTCAGTTGTAGATGTCAGAATTTTTGAACACTTCAATCTTGTAATAAGCGTTTCAAAGGATgaa GTACTCAAAGTATGGAgtttaaatacctatgttTGTTTACaaacaattcaatttaattttcctgTTTATAATGTACTTGGAAAATCAGTTGAATTTAGTGGTCGAACATTTTATCCAGGACCAATCATTAAACAACCACCAGAAGAACAAGCGTCATTAAAATCTATTGATGCAAGTAACATAACTAGTGCGCAAACTAGTGTTTATATGCCTAA GGAAAATTGGGAATCCGAAGTATTGATAATTGTTTGTTCTAACtatttatcaacaataaaacaaaatttaaaggaTTATTCCCAAAATCATTCTCCTCTTCCTCCGCCAGTAGAAGACAAAAAACCAGCGCTTCCATCAGAATGGAGTTTCAGTGATACCGATCAGATTATCATCGATGAAATTGATAGTACATTTATAGAACCaccaaaaatagaaaatgacaaaataaaaaatttgctaATTAAATCAAGACCTCCATTAGACCATGAAGCTTTTAACCAAGATACACATAAAAAGtcgataaatactaaaatgaaGAAGCACGTAGATGAAATGGTGAAAAATGGAACACCTTATTTAGCAATGCACTTATATCCCGTATATAAATTAGAACTATCTAAAAATTTGGCGTTGAGCGATGCTACAAAATCAAGGTTCccgtttatagaaaaaatggatgatatattttgtgatgGGATTGCAtatgatgaaaaaattaagtcACCTACGaaggaacaaaataaaaaaaaacagattaacataaaacaattgatggaaattataaatacattagaaTTAGACGAAGATagtgatattgaaaaaattataagcgaatttatttaa
- the LOC113553604 gene encoding uncharacterized protein LOC113553604 isoform X1 — protein sequence MNEIRCSTYFFQDIWDALPFDQNSITMNLMPHCKHESIVKVISIETEEFFCYTVFSRLGQVGIYDGRLNLLREYVVQLSQCPDDLVRAARRRRNIWINDAIYLPDAQFITIAASDGSIHFVDTVCLVHVPTFCITGLKATPTCLEYCPGNSSLLFIGDDNGSISQMEFLQPKRSLFKRDPTNKVDTYFWKDLEYQQEWVKIHTCGIPIHPDSIKHIIYCQSDEATISCCRDHKQSLVIKHIRDEWNPYVFNIRHVLTVVSFKLLINGVRCFHYNATLKLLVTGCSRTVYIWNPVVTKMYLAKLEGHTNSVVDVRIFEHFNLVISVSKDEVLKVWSLNTYVCLQTIQFNFPVYNVLGKSVEFSGRTFYPGPIIKQPPEEQASLKSIDASNITSAQTSVYMPKENWESEVLIIVCSNYLSTIKQNLKDYSQNHSPLPPPVEDKKPALPSEWSFSDTDQIIIDEIDSTFIEPPKIENDKIKNLLIKSRPPLDHEAFNQDTHKKSINTKMKKHVDEMVKNGTPYLAMHLYPVYKLELSKNLALSDATKSRFPFIEKMDDIFCDGIAYDEKIKSPTKEQNKKKQINIKQLMEIINTLELDEDSDIEKIISEFI from the exons ATGAATGAAATTCGATGTAGTACATACTTTTTTCAAGATATCTGGGATGCATTACCTTTTGACCAAAATAGTATAACCATGAATTTAATGCCACATTGTAAA CATGAATCCATAGTCAAAGTGATTAGTATAGAAACAGAAGAATTCTTTTGTTACACTGTTTTTTCTCGACTAGGCCAAGTGGGCATCTATGATGGTCGTCTTAACTTACTTAGGGAATACGTAGTACAATTGTCTCAATGTCCCGATGACTTAGTACGGGCGGCTCGTCGACGACGTAATATTTGGATCAATGATGCAATATACTTACCAGATGCTCAATTCATAACTATTGCTGCATCAGACGGCTCTATCCATTTTGTGGATACCGTTTGTCTAGTTCATGTGCCAACTTTTTGTATTActg GTTTAAAAGCAACGCCGACTTGTTTAGAATACTGTCCTGGAAATTCTTCACTTTTGTTTATTGGTGACGATAATGGCAGTATTTCTCAAATGGAATTTCTTCAACCAAAACGATCGTTATTTAAACGAGATCCAACGAATAAAGTCGatacatatttttggaaa GATTTAGAATATCAACAAGAATGggttaaaatacatacttgTGGAATTCCAATTCATCCAGAcagtattaaacatattatttattgtcaatCTGATGAAGCTACAATAAGTTGTTGTCGAGACCATAAACAATCTCTAGTCATTAAACATATAAGAGATGAATGGAATCCATACGTATTTAACATTCGACATGTATTAACCGtagtttcatttaaattattaattaat ggtGTACGATGTTTTCATTACAAtgcaacattaaaattattagtgacTGGATGTTCACGCACAGTTTATATTTGGAATCCAGtagtaacaaaaatgtatcttGCTAAATTAGAAGGGCATACAAATTCAGTTGTAGATGTCAGAATTTTTGAACACTTCAATCTTGTAATAAGCGTTTCAAAGGATgaa GTACTCAAAGTATGGAgtttaaatacctatgttTGTTTACaaacaattcaatttaattttcctgTTTATAATGTACTTGGAAAATCAGTTGAATTTAGTGGTCGAACATTTTATCCAGGACCAATCATTAAACAACCACCAGAAGAACAAGCGTCATTAAAATCTATTGATGCAAGTAACATAACTAGTGCGCAAACTAGTGTTTATATGCCTAA GGAAAATTGGGAATCCGAAGTATTGATAATTGTTTGTTCTAACtatttatcaacaataaaacaaaatttaaaggaTTATTCCCAAAATCATTCTCCTCTTCCTCCGCCAGTAGAAGACAAAAAACCAGCGCTTCCATCAGAATGGAGTTTCAGTGATACCGATCAGATTATCATCGATGAAATTGATAGTACATTTATAGAACCaccaaaaatagaaaatgacaaaataaaaaatttgctaATTAAATCAAGACCTCCATTAGACCATGAAGCTTTTAACCAAGATACACATAAAAAGtcgataaatactaaaatgaaGAAGCACGTAGATGAAATGGTGAAAAATGGAACACCTTATTTAGCAATGCACTTATATCCCGTATATAAATTAGAACTATCTAAAAATTTGGCGTTGAGCGATGCTACAAAATCAAGGTTCccgtttatagaaaaaatggatgatatattttgtgatgGGATTGCAtatgatgaaaaaattaagtcACCTACGaaggaacaaaataaaaaaaaacagattaacataaaacaattgatggaaattataaatacattagaaTTAGACGAAGATagtgatattgaaaaaattataagcgaatttatttaa